From a region of the Vicinamibacteria bacterium genome:
- a CDS encoding pilus assembly protein PilB, whose translation MSSLEPEAISLSPEESQAREEADARQLADRCRISFIDLSSFQPDQELFRSVPVDLMFRYNFLPYKKEEGKLVVVTADPTNVPALDELATVLKMPIRAAVGTNSAIQELLKKSQSAQR comes from the coding sequence ATGTCATCGCTCGAGCCAGAAGCCATATCGCTCTCTCCCGAGGAGTCACAGGCTCGCGAGGAAGCGGATGCGAGACAGCTCGCCGACAGGTGTCGGATCAGCTTCATCGACCTTTCGAGCTTCCAGCCCGACCAGGAGCTGTTTCGAAGCGTTCCCGTCGACCTCATGTTTCGCTACAACTTCCTCCCCTACAAGAAGGAGGAGGGAAAGCTCGTCGTCGTCACCGCCGATCCCACCAACGTCCCGGCGCTCGACGAGCTGGCCACCGTGCTCAAGATGCCGATTCGCGCCGCCGTGGGCACGAACTCCGCCATCCAGGAGCTTCTCAAGAAGAGCCAGAGCGCGCAGCGCG